From Rickettsia endosymbiont of Ceutorhynchus obstrictus, a single genomic window includes:
- a CDS encoding tetratricopeptide repeat protein, whose translation MKQFVYNPHNQDNRSNSAFSKVVEDIAETYYLKGKDYYYKQNKVQEALECFTKAISLCHWYVQAYAEKGNVLRFSGDYMQALECINQAIELSPNYVIAYYQRVRVLSVIGEKEAALEWFHLAEKLGCHSSEDWFVKAHALSALNYKQQAITIYDWIITYNPNYADAYNCKGNVLSDLERNDEAIIAYDMAIKFKPDFAEAYNGKGNALSALGDYEGAIIAYDKAIKYKYDHTLAHCNKAIVLFLSGYYEEAVIAYDTAIKFKPDFSDAYNGKSEALFALGRNEEAKIAYDQAIKLKLDMEFADAYNCKGDALVSSDRYKEAVIAYDQAIKYKRDHTFACYNKEVALSVLRKKQETTIDYDMTAKLKENNVDDIREEEMTLSGSMRVDLTNTEVP comes from the coding sequence ATGAAACAATTTGTATATAATCCTCATAACCAGGATAACCGCAGCAATTCTGCCTTTTCTAAAGTAGTAGAAGATATAGCAGAAACGTATTATCTAAAAGGTAAAGATTATTATTACAAACAAAATAAAGTACAAGAGGCTTTAGAGTGCTTTACTAAAGCAATAAGCCTATGCCATTGGTATGTGCAAGCTTACGCAGAAAAAGGTAATGTTTTACGTTTTTCAGGTGATTATATGCAAGCACTAGAATGTATAAATCAAGCTATAGAGTTAAGTCCTAATTATGTTATAGCTTATTATCAACGAGTTAGAGTTTTATCTGTTATAGGCGAAAAAGAAGCCGCTCTAGAATGGTTTCATTTAGCAGAAAAGCTAGGCTGTCATAGTAGTGAAGATTGGTTTGTTAAAGCTCATGCCTTATCTGCCTTAAATTATAAACAGCAAGCAATAACAATTTACGATTGGATTATCACGTACAACCCAAACTATGCAGATGCTTACAACTGCAAAGGTAACGTCTTATCTGACTTAGAACGAAATGATGAAGCGATTATTGCTTATGATATGGCTATAAAATTCAAACCTGATTTTGCTGAAGCTTATAACGGTAAGGGCAATGCTTTATCAGCTTTAGGTGACTACGAAGGAGCAATTATTGCTTACGATAAGGCTATCAAGTATAAATATGATCACACGCTTGCTCACTGTAATAAAGCAATAGTTTTATTTCTCTCAGGCTATTATGAAGAAGCAGTTATTGCTTATGATACGGCGATAAAATTCAAACCTGATTTTAGTGATGCTTACAATGGTAAGAGTGAAGCCTTATTTGCTTTAGGGCGAAATGAAGAAGCTAAAATCGCTTATGATCAAGCAATAAAACTCAAACTAGATATGGAATTTGCAGATGCTTACAATTGTAAGGGCGATGCCTTGGTTTCTTCCGATAGATATAAAGAAGCGGTCATTGCTTATGATCAAGCTATCAAATATAAGCGGGATCATACCTTTGCTTGCTATAATAAGGAAGTAGCTTTATCAGTTTTAAGGAAAAAGCAAGAAACAACAATTGATTATGATATGACTGCAAAACTTAAAGAAAATAATGTTGATGATATTAGAGAAGAAGAGATGACGTTAAGCGGCTCGATGAGAGTAGATTTAACCAATACTGAAGTTCCTTAA
- a CDS encoding lysozyme, with product MGTRKLAKELIKQFEGLSLTAYRCPAGLRTIGYGHVIKRHEQAQIGNKITKEQAELLLEEDVKQAQAVLYRYCSVYLSIPQKVALISFIFNCGSGKFQASTLRQKLNREEYYEAANQLLRWVHDSKGVRLRGLVKRRALERSVFLEEVNGYLPNNVISFARNTNSLPLQSAHNTPLLNIIANAIKGFFKKIKPA from the coding sequence ATGGGTACTAGAAAACTAGCAAAAGAACTAATCAAGCAGTTTGAGGGCTTGAGCCTAACCGCTTATCGCTGTCCTGCAGGTTTAAGAACAATCGGCTACGGGCATGTGATAAAACGGCATGAACAAGCACAAATAGGTAATAAAATCACCAAAGAGCAAGCCGAGCTATTACTTGAGGAAGATGTAAAACAGGCACAAGCGGTGCTATATAGATATTGCAGTGTCTATTTAAGCATACCGCAAAAAGTCGCCTTAATCTCGTTTATATTCAATTGTGGTAGTGGGAAGTTTCAAGCGTCGACGTTGCGGCAAAAATTAAACCGAGAGGAATACTACGAAGCTGCTAATCAGCTACTTAGATGGGTGCATGATTCTAAAGGTGTAAGGTTGCGGGGACTCGTTAAACGCCGAGCATTAGAGCGGTCAGTATTTTTAGAGGAAGTTAATGGATATTTGCCGAATAATGTAATAAGTTTTGCAAGAAATACGAATAGCTTACCTCTTCAGTCTGCTCACAACACTCCATTATTAAACATTATTGCTAATGCAATTAAAGGCTTTTTCAAGAAAATTAAACCGGCTTGA